The proteins below come from a single Pedobacter aquae genomic window:
- a CDS encoding thiamine phosphate synthase — protein sequence MELVVISNPVEVYDEVDLVKQLFNNGLTKFHFRKPKATLEQCKDFLNAFDKADLAKIALHQFHHLVKDFDIKHLHFKERDRHYSSSLELAQLKLEGFTLSTSIHDAKDIQTLAHFDYAFLGPVFNSISKIGYMAKSHDNWINALKRNDFPVFAVGGVEKANIQQLNALEFKGAAVLGAIWEAVNPVEEFKLLKSLCLQQDPMY from the coding sequence ATGGAATTAGTCGTTATTTCTAATCCTGTTGAAGTTTATGATGAAGTGGATTTAGTTAAACAGTTATTTAATAATGGTTTAACTAAATTTCATTTCCGTAAGCCCAAGGCAACTCTAGAGCAGTGTAAAGACTTTCTAAATGCCTTTGATAAAGCTGATTTAGCTAAAATAGCTTTACACCAATTTCATCATTTGGTGAAAGATTTTGATATCAAACATTTGCATTTTAAAGAGCGAGATAGGCATTACAGTAGCTCTTTAGAACTGGCACAATTAAAGTTAGAAGGCTTTACTTTAAGCACTTCTATACATGATGCAAAGGATATTCAAACTTTAGCTCATTTTGATTATGCTTTTCTGGGGCCTGTTTTTAACAGTATTTCAAAAATTGGCTATATGGCTAAATCTCATGATAACTGGATAAATGCTTTAAAAAGAAATGATTTTCCAGTTTTTGCGGTTGGAGGAGTGGAGAAAGCTAATATACAGCAGTTAAATGCTTTAGAATTTAAAGGAGCGGCAGTTTTAGGCGCTATTTGGGAAGCCGTAAACCCTGTTGAGGAATTTAAACTATTAAAATCGTTATGCCTACAACAAGACCCTATGTATTAA